Proteins encoded in a region of the Coffea eugenioides isolate CCC68of chromosome 4, Ceug_1.0, whole genome shotgun sequence genome:
- the LOC113767434 gene encoding uncharacterized protein LOC113767434 has translation MAIDTSTENSSLNTSPRISFSHDLCQTDEAAAVEDKPYRLDSMLQLDSDSDDFAFCITSNSTGAHETSSAEELFSGGLIRPVQLQERFVHTPKNASKSKAQAHRVPSLPPLPFLPQANGGSKQEILQEKETTLTNIEAEQKNQSKSFWGIKRSSSLHCDNSHKKSSFWSLPLLSRSNSTGSVPNSKQGLRESQKQNASSKQQKNLMGISASASASANATSAPSFYVYPLSQKPPLRKNYMGSNGNGIRISPVLNVPVPSSHISKGTANLLGLGSFFRNGKDKRMKK, from the coding sequence ATGGCAATTGATACGAGCACAGAGAATTCAAGCTTGAATACAAGTCCAAGAATTTCATTTTCTCATGATCTTTGCCAAACAGATGAGGCCGCGGCTGTCGAAGATAAACCTTATCGCCTAGATTCTATGCTACAGCTTGACTCAGACTCGGATGATTTTGCTTTCTGCATCACCAGCAATAGCACTGGGGCTCATGAAACTTCTTCAGCTGAGGAGCTTTTCTCAGGTGGCCTAATTCGCCCTGTGCAGCTCCAAGAAAGGTTTGTTCATACTCCAAAAAATGCTTCGAAATCTAAAGCTCAGGCTCACCGGGTGCCTTCTCTTCCACCTCTTCCGTTTCTTCCTCAGGCAAATGGAGGCTCAAAGCAAGAGAttttgcaagaaaaagaaaccaCCTTGACAAATATTGAAGCAGAGCAGAAGAATCAATCAAAATCTTTTTGGGGTATCAAGAGAAGTAGTAGCCTTCATTGTGACAATAGTCACAAAAAGAGCTCATTTTGGTCATTACCACTATTGTCTAGGAGCAATTCAACTGGTTCTGTACCAAATTCAAAACAGGGCTTGAGGGAAAGTCAGAAACAGAATGCATCTTCCAAACAGCAGAAGAATCTTATGGGGATTTCTGCTTCCGCCTCTGCAAGTGCAAATGCAACATCAGCCCCTAGCTTTTATGTGTATCCATTGTCACAAAAACCTCCTCTCAGGAAGAATTATATGGGGTCTAATGGAAATGGGATCCGGATTAGCCCAGTGCTCAATGTGCCAGTTCCATCATCTCATATTTCCAAGGGAACTGCCAATCTTCTTGGTCTGGGGTCTTTTTTCCGAAACGGAAAAGATAAGAGGATGAAAAAATGA
- the LOC113768805 gene encoding AMSH-like ubiquitin thioesterase 1: protein MMTRSSSSSSTAAVRINIASSARKLDVNNRIALGFYYRIADNVLKQANIFREEDNIIDLYIMLLRYSSLVSETIPCHRDYRAALQSDKIYLKKKLMNALAELEKLKPVVQRKLEDINQQQRGYQPQLNLSLVNHPGKQQNLNSYAMTKTSPYVARQYNHQAPSTQQWSLTKPVDEQFRQIRLNIPRPKEETLSRHSVFGPNGLNGQWQPPPSDTGVRYPSNIDFSPVEIPRTFADISRESNGQKPVHDGTSIKKHDNNLESEVSKLKPLDLESKDDKKDQVEEPDSLISFETMESPVQTKIIRQPSPPPVLAEIQDLIPSTSPAVVDRDCGLTSNADGVICAEAPLELHISTALMDSFMRLAKSNTDKNLETCGVLAGSLKNRRFSVTALIIPKQESTSDSCQTTNEEEIFEVQDKQSLFPLGWIHTHPTQSCFMSSIDVHTQYSYQIMLPEAIAIVMAPKDGLRTHGIFRLTTPGGMNVIRQCPRRGFHAHDPPSDGSPIYKQCTDVYMNPKQKFDVIDLR from the exons GCTAACATCTTTCGGGAAGAGGATAATATAATTGATTTGTACATTATGCTCCTAAGGTATTCAAG TTTGGTCTCTGAGACAATACCATGTCATCGTGATTATAGAGCAGCTCTGCAAAGTGACAAGATTTATTTGAAGAAG AAACTAATGAATGCCTTGGCTGAGCTTGAGAAACTTAAGCCAGTTGTTCAAAGGAAGCTTGAAGACATTAACCAACAACAGAGGGGTTATCAGCCTCAATTGAATTTGTCACTTGTTAACCATCCTGGTAAACAGCAAAATTTGAATAGTTATGCCATGACTAAG ACTTCACCATACGTTGCTCGACAATACAATCATCAAGCTCCAAGTACTCAGCAATGGTCTCTTACTAAGCCAGTAGATGAACAGTTTCGCCAAAT AAGATTAAACATTCCCCGTCCAAAGGAGGAAACTCTTTCCAGACATTCCGTTTTCGGCCCGAATGGGCTTAATGGGCAATGGCAACCTCCACCTAGTGATACAGGG GTGCGCTATCCAAGTAATATAGACTTTTCACCTGTTGAGATCCCAAG GACATTTGCTGATATTTCACGAGAAAGCAATGGCCAGAAGCCTGTGCATGATGGTACCTCAATAAAAAAGCATGATAACAACTTAGAATCTGAAGTATCAAAATTGAAACCATTGGACCTGGAAAGCAAAGATGACAAAAAAGATCAGGTTGAAGAACCTGATTCCTTGATTTCCTTTGAAACAATGGAAAGTCCTGTGCAAACGAAAATCATCAGACAGCCTTCTCCTCCTCCTGTTCTTGCTGAGATACAAGATTTGATCCCATCTACTTCACCCGCAGTTGTGGACAGGGATTGCGGACTGACTTCTAATGCTGATGGTGTCATCTGTGCTGAAGCTCCTCTGGAACTGCATATT TCAACTGCATTGATGGACAGTTTTATGAGGCTGGCTAAGTCAAATACGGACAAGAATTTGGAGACTTGTGGTGTTCTTGCTGGTTCACTT AAAAACCGAAGATTTAGTGTTACTGCTCTTATCATCCCGAAGCAAGAATCAACATCAGATTCG TGTCAAACaacaaatgaggaagaaatatTTGAAGTGCAGGATAAGCAATCTCTTTTCCCGTTAGGGTGGATTCAT ACGCATCCCACACAATCGTGTTTTATGTCATCGATAGATGTTCACACTCAATACTCTTATCAG ATCATGTTGCCCGAAGCTATTGCAATTGTGATGgcgccgaaagatggcttgag AACCCATGGCATATTCCGGTTAACAACTCCAGGTGGCATGAATGTCATAAGGCAATGCCCTAGACGTGGTTTTCATGCTCATGACCCTCCGTCTGATGGTAGCCCAATTTACAAGCAATGTACAGACGTTTATATGAATCCTAAGCAGAAGTTCGACGTAATCGATCTGCGATGA